A stretch of the Sphingomonas sp. CL5.1 genome encodes the following:
- a CDS encoding VOC family protein — MPVRLRHVAIAAADPDNSVRFFTDVLGWEIAGRVDSRNARGYYVTDGHINIALLAFKNRPAAGMEFPEGYAGLHHVGFQCDDINDIVERFENSGFAPRHDVNLAQGLGKNPAKDNAEYKMTGPENVMVDVSERGWVGTESYRAPQSAG, encoded by the coding sequence ATGCCCGTTCGCCTGCGCCACGTCGCCATCGCCGCCGCCGACCCGGACAATTCGGTGCGCTTCTTCACCGACGTGCTCGGCTGGGAGATCGCCGGACGCGTCGATAGCCGCAACGCGCGCGGCTATTACGTCACCGACGGCCACATCAACATCGCGCTGCTCGCTTTCAAGAACCGCCCGGCGGCGGGGATGGAATTCCCCGAAGGCTATGCCGGGCTGCACCACGTCGGCTTCCAGTGCGACGACATCAACGACATCGTCGAGCGGTTCGAGAACAGCGGCTTCGCGCCGCGCCACGACGTCAATCTCGCGCAGGGGCTGGGCAAGAACCCGGCCAAGGACAATGCCGAATACAAGATGACCGGGCCGGAGAACGTGATGGTCGACGTGTCGGAGCGCGGCTGGGTCGGCACCGAAAGCTATCGCGCGCCGCAAAGCGCGGGCTGA
- a CDS encoding aldehyde dehydrogenase family protein, protein MGADARTLLIGGEWRAAAETMAIANPFTGAPIGRAACADVPDALAAVKSATRGAAAMRALGSGARSAILHRAADALARDAARFARAITAETGKPIAHATREVARAVNTLRLSAEEAVRLAGETLAFDSVPGGEGRSGFWLYEPVGVIAAITPFNDPLNLICHKLGPAFAAGNAVILKPAEQAPFVGVMLAALLLEAGLPAEALNLLTGRGEVFGDTLVAHPGVAMVSFTGGARTGERIATVAGAKRLAMELGANSPVIVAADADLDKAAAACVSGAFSAAGQNCIGVQRIYVHADRYDDFRARFVAATGALAVGDPALPGTRIGPMIGVAEAARLERRVEEARAAGARVLAGGTRDGALFAPTVIENAPDTAALVCEEAFGPVVSLFPFTDLDDAIARANAPHHAIHAAIFTESLRDALHAARRLEAAGVMVNDSTDYRLDAMPFGGAKGGNMGREGVRFAIREMSQTKTVCFNAA, encoded by the coding sequence ATGGGGGCGGATGCGCGCACCCTGCTGATCGGCGGCGAATGGCGCGCGGCGGCGGAGACGATGGCGATCGCCAACCCCTTCACCGGCGCGCCGATCGGCCGCGCCGCCTGCGCCGACGTGCCGGACGCGCTGGCGGCGGTGAAGAGCGCGACGCGCGGGGCGGCGGCGATGCGGGCGCTGGGCAGCGGCGCGCGCTCCGCGATCCTCCACCGCGCCGCCGACGCGCTGGCGCGCGACGCGGCGCGGTTCGCGCGGGCGATCACGGCGGAGACCGGCAAGCCGATCGCCCATGCCACGCGCGAGGTGGCGCGCGCGGTCAACACCCTGCGCCTCTCCGCCGAGGAGGCGGTGCGGCTGGCGGGCGAGACGCTCGCATTCGACAGCGTGCCGGGCGGGGAAGGGCGCAGCGGCTTCTGGCTTTACGAGCCGGTCGGGGTGATCGCCGCGATCACGCCGTTCAACGATCCGCTCAACCTCATCTGCCACAAGCTCGGCCCGGCCTTCGCGGCGGGCAATGCGGTGATCCTGAAGCCGGCCGAGCAGGCGCCGTTCGTCGGCGTGATGCTCGCCGCGCTGCTGCTGGAGGCGGGGCTGCCGGCGGAGGCGCTCAACCTGCTCACCGGGCGCGGCGAGGTGTTCGGCGACACGCTCGTCGCGCATCCCGGCGTGGCGATGGTGTCCTTCACCGGCGGCGCGCGCACCGGCGAGCGGATCGCCACCGTCGCGGGGGCGAAGCGGCTGGCGATGGAGCTTGGCGCCAATTCCCCGGTGATCGTCGCCGCCGACGCCGATCTCGACAAGGCGGCGGCGGCCTGCGTTTCCGGCGCCTTCTCGGCGGCGGGGCAGAATTGCATCGGGGTGCAGCGCATCTACGTCCACGCCGATCGCTATGACGATTTCCGCGCACGCTTCGTCGCCGCGACCGGGGCGCTGGCGGTCGGCGATCCGGCGCTGCCGGGAACGCGGATCGGCCCGATGATCGGCGTGGCGGAGGCGGCGCGGCTCGAACGCCGCGTCGAGGAGGCGCGGGCGGCCGGCGCGCGGGTGCTGGCCGGCGGCACGCGCGACGGCGCCCTGTTCGCGCCGACCGTGATCGAGAACGCGCCCGACACCGCCGCTTTGGTGTGCGAGGAGGCGTTCGGCCCGGTCGTCAGCCTGTTCCCCTTCACCGATCTCGACGACGCGATCGCGCGCGCCAATGCGCCGCATCACGCGATCCACGCGGCGATCTTCACCGAAAGCCTGCGCGACGCGCTTCACGCCGCGCGGCGGCTGGAGGCGGCGGGGGTGATGGTCAACGATTCGACCGACTATCGGCTCGATGCGATGCCTTTCGGCGGGGCGAAGGGCGGGAATATGGGGCGCGAAGGCGTGCGCTTCGCTATCCGCGAAATGTCTCAGACAAAAACGGTGTGTTTCAATGCGGCTTGA
- a CDS encoding amidohydrolase family protein, which translates to MTIIDMHSHFFPMSDAAHAEAAERDGLPWLKPTGAGEGMIMVGGREFRPVREALWNPAARIEDLDRNGIDMQVICATPVMFGYARPARDAAETAKRFNDQAVEMAAHDSRRLKALAQVPLQDVDLACAEASRAMATGHLGVQIGNHLGNAYLDDERLLTFLTHCAEIGAAVLVHPWDMMARERMPKYMLPWLVAMPAETQLSILSLILSGAFERLPKSLRLCFAHGGGSFAFLLGRVENAWAQRDIVRVDCPNPPSSYLDRFYVDSAVFSPDSLQLVVDVLGEDRVMLGSDHPFPLGEEAIGQLVGTHDRLSGAAKAKILGGNAARWLALEEVAAA; encoded by the coding sequence GTGACCATCATCGACATGCACAGCCATTTCTTCCCCATGTCCGACGCGGCGCATGCCGAGGCGGCGGAACGGGACGGGCTGCCCTGGTTGAAGCCGACCGGCGCGGGCGAGGGCATGATCATGGTCGGCGGGCGCGAGTTCCGCCCGGTGCGCGAGGCGCTGTGGAACCCGGCGGCGCGGATCGAGGATCTCGATCGCAACGGCATCGACATGCAGGTGATCTGCGCGACGCCGGTGATGTTCGGCTATGCGCGGCCGGCCAGGGACGCGGCCGAGACGGCGAAGCGCTTCAACGACCAGGCGGTCGAGATGGCGGCGCACGATTCCCGGCGGCTGAAGGCGCTGGCGCAGGTGCCATTGCAGGATGTCGACCTCGCCTGCGCCGAGGCGAGCCGCGCGATGGCGACCGGGCATCTCGGCGTGCAGATCGGCAACCATCTCGGCAACGCCTATCTCGACGACGAGCGGCTGCTGACCTTCCTCACCCATTGCGCGGAGATCGGCGCGGCGGTGCTGGTCCATCCGTGGGACATGATGGCGCGCGAGCGGATGCCGAAATACATGCTGCCGTGGCTGGTGGCGATGCCGGCGGAGACGCAGCTTTCGATCCTGTCGCTGATCCTGTCCGGCGCGTTCGAGCGGCTGCCCAAATCGCTGCGGCTCTGTTTCGCGCACGGCGGCGGCAGCTTCGCCTTCCTGCTCGGCCGGGTGGAGAACGCCTGGGCGCAGCGCGATATCGTGCGGGTCGATTGCCCCAATCCGCCCTCGTCCTATCTCGACCGCTTCTACGTCGATTCCGCCGTGTTCAGCCCGGATTCGCTGCAACTGGTGGTGGACGTGCTGGGCGAGGATCGCGTGATGCTCGGCTCCGACCATCCCTTCCCGCTGGGGGAGGAGGCGATCGGCCAGCTCGTCGGCACGCACGACCGGCTGAGCGGCGCCGCCAAGGCCAAGATCCTCGGCGGCAATGCGGCGCGCTGGCTGGCGCTGGAGGAAGTGGCGGCGGCCTGA
- a CDS encoding Ku protein has protein sequence MPARAYWQGQIRLALVSIPVEIYSATRSGATVSFRQIHEPSGKRVHYEKVVDGIGPVDPDEIMKGFEISKGEYVLLDDEEIAGVKLESKRTLELTQFVDMTEIDAIYYDRPYYVVPADDLADEAFVVLREALRRAKKVGLGQLALRGREYVVALKPCGRGMVLETLRYADEVNKAAGFFRDIPDAKPDEDLLDLATTLIEKKTGRFDASEFHDRYVDALRELIARKRKSKSGKVALDEEERAPARGSNVVDLMAALKKSLDRPASAPKPAAAPKPAAKKPATRRKSA, from the coding sequence ATGCCCGCACGCGCTTATTGGCAGGGCCAGATTCGCCTGGCGCTCGTTTCGATCCCGGTGGAGATCTATTCCGCCACGAGGAGCGGCGCGACCGTCTCGTTCCGCCAGATCCACGAGCCGTCCGGCAAGCGCGTGCATTACGAGAAGGTGGTGGACGGCATCGGCCCGGTCGATCCCGACGAGATCATGAAGGGGTTCGAGATTTCGAAAGGCGAATATGTGCTGCTCGACGACGAGGAGATCGCCGGGGTGAAGCTGGAGAGCAAGCGCACGCTGGAGCTGACCCAGTTCGTCGACATGACCGAGATCGACGCCATCTATTACGACCGCCCTTATTATGTCGTCCCCGCCGACGATCTGGCCGACGAGGCGTTCGTCGTGCTGCGCGAGGCGCTGCGCCGCGCGAAGAAGGTCGGGCTGGGGCAGCTCGCGCTGCGCGGGCGCGAATATGTCGTCGCGCTGAAGCCGTGCGGGCGCGGCATGGTGCTGGAGACGTTGCGCTACGCCGACGAGGTGAACAAGGCGGCGGGCTTCTTCCGCGACATCCCCGATGCGAAGCCGGACGAGGACCTGCTCGATCTCGCCACCACGCTGATCGAGAAGAAGACCGGCAGGTTCGACGCCTCCGAATTCCACGACCGCTATGTCGACGCGCTGCGCGAGCTGATCGCGCGCAAGCGCAAGTCGAAGAGCGGCAAGGTCGCGCTCGACGAGGAGGAGCGCGCGCCCGCGCGCGGATCGAACGTCGTCGACCTGATGGCCGCGCTCAAGAAATCGCTCGACCGGCCGGCTTCGGCGCCGAAGCCGGCGGCGGCGCCGAAGCCGGCCGCGAAGAAGCCCGCCACCCGCCGCAAGAGCGCCTGA
- a CDS encoding amino acid permease: MTAGPSDNEAIAREGGLHRTLGKRQITMIGLGGAIGTGLFMGSGIAIGYAGPAVLLSYLIAALIAVIMVFSLSEMAVVHPTAGSFGTYAEIYLGPFAGFLIRYTYWIQQVLLIGSEAIAIGTYMRFWFPEVPVWLSAIGFSGALIWLNSRPVRNFASVEYWLTVIKVTAIMLFIIVGGSRILGLTGPSTGLHNVIGLPGGFMPNGFGGVWMGVLMALFSFLGLEFVVATAGEAENPREAIPAALRTMAARLFLFYILALFIILAFMPWTEAGAKVVTQSPFVRMFGAAGIPYAADAMNFVVAIAALSAMNTSLYLASRMLFSLSRGGYAPALFGKLSAGGVPLAATLLSGACVLLAGSLAMLTPLAYNYLFGIALFGGILTWASILASHIVFRRRHAAAALPVRMPFFPAAQILGLGLLAAITATMAFDRDFWDVAVLAGAPWCVFVAIVYRLWAARRGRAAASASTLG; encoded by the coding sequence GTGACGGCCGGCCCTTCCGACAACGAAGCGATCGCGCGCGAGGGCGGGCTGCACCGCACGCTGGGCAAGCGGCAGATCACGATGATCGGGCTGGGCGGCGCGATCGGCACCGGCCTGTTCATGGGCAGCGGCATCGCGATCGGCTATGCCGGCCCGGCGGTGCTGCTGAGCTACCTGATCGCCGCGCTGATCGCGGTCATCATGGTGTTCAGCCTGTCCGAGATGGCGGTGGTGCATCCCACGGCGGGGTCGTTCGGCACCTATGCCGAAATCTATCTCGGCCCGTTCGCGGGCTTCCTGATCCGCTACACCTACTGGATCCAGCAGGTGCTGCTGATCGGCAGCGAGGCGATCGCGATCGGCACCTATATGCGCTTCTGGTTCCCGGAGGTGCCGGTGTGGCTGTCGGCGATCGGCTTCTCGGGCGCGCTGATCTGGCTCAACTCGCGGCCGGTGCGCAATTTCGCCTCGGTCGAATATTGGCTGACCGTCATCAAGGTGACGGCGATCATGCTGTTCATCATCGTCGGGGGCAGCCGCATCCTCGGCCTCACCGGGCCGTCGACCGGGTTGCACAACGTCATCGGCCTGCCCGGCGGCTTCATGCCGAACGGCTTCGGCGGCGTGTGGATGGGCGTGCTGATGGCGCTGTTCTCGTTCCTCGGGCTGGAGTTCGTGGTCGCCACCGCCGGCGAGGCGGAGAACCCGCGCGAGGCGATCCCCGCCGCGCTGCGCACGATGGCGGCGCGGCTGTTCCTGTTCTACATCCTCGCCCTGTTCATCATCCTCGCCTTCATGCCATGGACCGAGGCCGGGGCGAAGGTGGTGACGCAAAGCCCGTTCGTCCGCATGTTCGGCGCGGCGGGCATCCCCTATGCCGCCGATGCGATGAATTTCGTCGTCGCCATCGCCGCGCTGTCGGCGATGAACACCAGCCTCTATCTCGCCTCGCGGATGCTGTTCTCGCTGTCGCGCGGCGGCTATGCGCCGGCATTGTTCGGCAAGCTCAGCGCGGGCGGCGTGCCGCTGGCCGCGACATTGCTGTCGGGCGCGTGCGTGCTGCTGGCGGGATCGCTCGCGATGCTGACGCCGCTCGCATACAATTACCTGTTCGGCATCGCGCTGTTCGGCGGCATCCTCACCTGGGCGAGCATCCTTGCCAGCCATATCGTGTTCCGCCGCCGCCACGCCGCGGCCGCGCTGCCGGTCAGGATGCCGTTCTTCCCGGCGGCGCAGATACTCGGGCTGGGGTTGCTCGCCGCGATCACCGCGACGATGGCGTTCGATCGCGACTTCTGGGACGTGGCGGTGCTGGCCGGCGCGCCCTGGTGCGTGTTCGTCGCGATCGTCTATCGGTTGTGGGCCGCGCGGCGCGGGCGGGCGGCGGCGTCAGCCTCCACCCTCGGCTGA
- a CDS encoding LysR substrate-binding domain-containing protein, with translation MSRFHENFLLSRLKLRQLKLLAAVAQEGNILRGSQILNIAQPAATKSIKELEEALGVQLFERSSRGVTPTLYGDVIIKHAKLILTQLRHASEELQSIESGLSGRVFVGTLLAASPTLLPRSLALLRARRPGIAVTVIEGTIDKLMPALRTGDLDVVLGRLPDFREREGLEQEVLYDEPIAIVAREGHPLAGKRALALADLADQSWILPPPETSLRRQLMFAFRRAGIEPPVDAIESVSILTNHSLLLETDLLAAIPYQVATVQPGLAILPISMEATASRIGATTRASVTPSAAVSCFMDMVREVAATIRADMPSAEGGG, from the coding sequence GTGTCGCGTTTCCATGAGAATTTCCTGCTCAGCCGGCTGAAGCTGCGCCAGCTCAAGCTGCTCGCGGCGGTGGCGCAGGAGGGGAATATCCTGCGCGGGTCGCAGATCCTCAACATCGCCCAGCCGGCCGCGACCAAGAGCATCAAGGAGCTTGAGGAGGCGCTGGGCGTCCAGCTTTTCGAGCGTTCCTCGCGCGGGGTGACGCCGACGCTGTACGGCGATGTCATCATCAAGCACGCCAAGCTGATCCTCACCCAGCTCCGCCACGCTAGCGAGGAATTGCAGTCGATCGAATCCGGCCTGTCAGGCCGCGTGTTCGTCGGCACCCTGCTCGCCGCTTCCCCGACGCTGCTGCCGCGCAGCCTCGCGCTGCTGCGCGCGCGGCGGCCGGGGATCGCCGTCACGGTGATCGAGGGGACGATCGACAAGCTGATGCCCGCGCTGCGCACCGGCGACCTCGACGTGGTGCTCGGCCGCCTGCCCGACTTCCGCGAGCGCGAGGGGCTGGAGCAGGAGGTGCTCTACGACGAGCCGATCGCGATCGTCGCGCGCGAGGGGCATCCGCTGGCGGGAAAGCGCGCGCTGGCGCTGGCCGACCTCGCCGACCAGTCGTGGATTCTCCCGCCGCCGGAAACCTCGCTGCGCCGGCAGCTCATGTTCGCCTTCCGCCGCGCCGGGATCGAGCCGCCGGTGGACGCGATCGAATCCGTCTCGATCCTCACCAACCATTCGCTGCTGCTGGAGACGGACCTGCTCGCCGCCATCCCCTATCAGGTGGCGACGGTGCAGCCGGGGCTGGCGATCCTGCCGATCAGCATGGAGGCGACCGCCTCGCGCATCGGGGCGACGACGCGGGCCAGCGTCACGCCGTCCGCCGCCGTATCGTGCTTCATGGACATGGTGCGCGAGGTGGCGGCGACGATCCGCGCCGACATGCCCTCAGCCGAGGGTGGAGGCTGA
- a CDS encoding thiamine pyrophosphate-binding protein, with protein sequence MSGETVALRLVRGLRDMGVRHVFGVPSGGWVDYMEALRETDGIDFVLTSHEGGASFMADVCGRLTGAPGVCFGTFGPGATNLSTGVGGALLDRSPMIALTDEMPAAMRGRVTQMGIDHQALFAPITKKTVRLDAANMDAILADAAAVALEGRAGPVHVGLPVGLSAEIAGGEGAAAVAPTPPAPDAAQLDALVAAFRAARKPVLAVGLSATRLGIEGRIAALAERFALPVVLTPMAKGMLPESHASYAGVLFHALSDEVGKTHAEADLVVAIGYDPVEFNYESWMRDGLPLASVDVAPVDVDRARHPVVAEVVGDIAAGLAALEAVQAPRKDWALDAVAARKAAMFQRMRPQAGRMGPCAALEVLRDVLPEDGIMTCDVGAHTHLIGQKWPTPAPGLQIMTNGWSAMGFGLPAAIAAKLCRPEQKVCAVVGDGGFLMTVGELATAVREKLPIVVLVLTDNDLALIRIKQQRKQNPIYGTPVREEGTIGGPSLFGVPVTTAATPEALRAALVEAFAADGPRIVEALVDSREYDGLVLRKDKP encoded by the coding sequence ATGAGCGGCGAGACGGTTGCGCTAAGACTGGTGCGCGGGTTGCGCGACATGGGCGTGCGCCATGTCTTCGGCGTGCCGAGCGGCGGCTGGGTCGATTACATGGAGGCGCTGCGCGAGACCGACGGGATCGATTTCGTGCTGACCAGCCACGAGGGCGGGGCGAGCTTCATGGCCGATGTGTGCGGCCGGCTGACCGGCGCGCCGGGCGTGTGCTTCGGCACGTTCGGGCCGGGCGCGACCAACCTTTCGACCGGCGTGGGTGGCGCGTTGCTCGATCGCTCGCCGATGATCGCGCTGACCGACGAGATGCCGGCGGCGATGCGCGGCCGGGTGACGCAGATGGGGATCGACCATCAGGCGCTGTTCGCCCCGATCACCAAGAAGACGGTGCGGCTCGACGCGGCGAACATGGACGCGATCCTCGCCGATGCGGCGGCGGTGGCGCTGGAGGGCCGGGCCGGGCCGGTGCATGTCGGCCTGCCGGTCGGGCTGAGCGCGGAGATCGCGGGCGGGGAGGGGGCGGCGGCGGTCGCCCCCACGCCGCCCGCGCCCGATGCCGCGCAGCTCGATGCGCTGGTCGCGGCGTTCCGCGCGGCGAGGAAGCCGGTGCTGGCGGTCGGCCTGAGCGCGACCCGGCTGGGGATCGAGGGGCGGATCGCCGCGCTCGCCGAACGGTTCGCGCTGCCCGTGGTGCTGACGCCGATGGCCAAGGGGATGCTGCCGGAGAGCCATGCCAGCTACGCCGGCGTGCTGTTCCACGCGCTGAGCGACGAGGTCGGCAAGACCCATGCCGAGGCCGATCTGGTGGTGGCGATCGGCTACGACCCGGTCGAGTTCAACTACGAATCGTGGATGCGCGACGGCCTGCCGCTCGCCAGCGTGGACGTGGCGCCGGTGGACGTGGATCGCGCGCGGCATCCGGTGGTGGCGGAGGTGGTCGGCGACATCGCCGCCGGCCTCGCCGCGCTGGAGGCGGTGCAGGCCCCGCGCAAGGATTGGGCGCTGGACGCGGTCGCGGCGCGCAAGGCGGCGATGTTCCAGCGGATGCGCCCGCAGGCCGGCCGGATGGGGCCGTGCGCCGCGCTGGAGGTGCTGCGCGACGTGCTGCCCGAGGACGGGATCATGACCTGCGACGTCGGCGCGCACACCCATCTGATCGGGCAGAAATGGCCGACCCCCGCGCCGGGCCTCCAGATCATGACCAACGGCTGGTCGGCGATGGGCTTCGGCCTGCCCGCCGCGATCGCCGCGAAGCTGTGCCGGCCGGAGCAGAAGGTCTGCGCGGTGGTCGGCGACGGCGGCTTCCTTATGACGGTGGGCGAGTTGGCGACGGCGGTGCGCGAGAAATTGCCGATCGTCGTGCTGGTGCTGACCGACAACGACCTCGCGCTGATCCGCATCAAGCAGCAGCGCAAGCAGAACCCGATCTACGGCACGCCGGTGCGCGAGGAGGGGACGATCGGCGGCCCGTCGCTGTTCGGCGTGCCCGTCACCACCGCCGCGACGCCCGAGGCGCTGCGCGCCGCGCTGGTGGAGGCGTTCGCGGCGGACGGGCCGCGCATCGTGGAGGCGCTGGTCGACAGCCGCGAATATGACGGGCTGGTGCTGCGCAAGGACAAGCCGTGA
- the kynU gene encoding kynureninase, with protein sequence MRLEEQGGTITREWCVEQDRGDPLGHFRDAFLIPDGLIYLDGNSLGAMANAAPAHVAHVVEREWGGDLIRSWNSAGWFDLPVTLGDMLAPLIGADAGEVIVTDSVSVNLFKLLWAAADMRPGRRRIILEGSNFPTDNYVAQGVAKARGLEVVLRERHEIADAIDADTLAICITHVHYKTGHINDMAALTAKAHEAGALAIWDLCHSAGAMPVDLNGCGVDLAVGCTYKYLNGGPGSPGFLFVAKRHLGAARQPITGWWGHDAPFAFDPGYTPAPDIRQFLTGTQPIVSLSLTGVGLELMRAADMTQLRAKSVALTETFIALVEQRCGRHGFALASPRDAAERGSQVSFTHANGYEIMRALIDRGVIGDFRAPDIVRFGFTPLYVRHADVWDAVDVLADVMDSGAWRDPRYAEREAVT encoded by the coding sequence ATGCGGCTTGAAGAACAGGGTGGAACGATCACGCGCGAATGGTGCGTGGAGCAGGATCGCGGCGACCCGCTGGGTCATTTCCGCGATGCCTTCCTCATCCCCGACGGGTTGATCTACCTCGACGGCAATTCGCTCGGCGCGATGGCCAACGCCGCGCCCGCGCACGTCGCGCATGTCGTGGAGCGCGAATGGGGCGGCGACCTGATCCGTAGCTGGAACAGCGCCGGCTGGTTCGATCTGCCGGTGACGCTGGGCGACATGCTCGCGCCGCTGATCGGGGCGGACGCGGGCGAGGTGATCGTGACGGATTCGGTCAGCGTGAACCTGTTCAAGCTGTTGTGGGCCGCCGCCGACATGCGCCCCGGCCGGCGCAGGATCATCCTGGAGGGCAGCAACTTCCCCACGGACAATTATGTCGCGCAGGGCGTCGCGAAGGCGCGCGGGCTGGAGGTGGTGCTGCGCGAGCGGCACGAGATCGCCGATGCGATCGACGCCGACACGCTGGCGATCTGCATCACCCACGTCCATTACAAGACCGGGCATATCAACGACATGGCGGCCCTTACCGCCAAGGCGCACGAAGCGGGCGCGCTGGCGATCTGGGACCTGTGCCACAGCGCGGGCGCGATGCCGGTGGACCTCAACGGCTGCGGCGTCGATCTGGCGGTGGGGTGCACGTACAAATATCTCAACGGCGGCCCCGGCTCGCCCGGCTTCCTGTTCGTGGCGAAGCGGCATCTGGGCGCGGCGCGGCAGCCGATCACCGGCTGGTGGGGGCATGACGCGCCCTTCGCCTTCGATCCCGGCTATACCCCAGCGCCCGACATCCGCCAGTTCCTCACCGGCACGCAGCCGATCGTCAGCCTGTCGCTGACCGGCGTCGGGCTGGAGCTGATGCGCGCCGCCGACATGACGCAGCTCCGCGCCAAGTCGGTCGCGCTGACCGAGACGTTCATCGCGCTGGTCGAGCAGCGCTGCGGCCGCCACGGCTTCGCGCTCGCCTCGCCGCGCGACGCGGCGGAGCGGGGCAGCCAGGTCTCCTTCACCCATGCGAACGGCTATGAGATCATGCGTGCGTTGATCGATCGCGGGGTGATCGGCGATTTCCGCGCGCCCGATATCGTCCGCTTCGGCTTCACGCCGCTCTACGTGCGCCATGCCGACGTGTGGGACGCGGTGGACGTGCTCGCCGACGTGATGGACAGCGGCGCGTGGCGCGATCCGCGCTATGCCGAGCGCGAGGCGGTGACGTGA
- a CDS encoding aspartate dehydrogenase yields the protein MKIGIAGLGTIGRVVARRLVEKEDSLVLDCVAAGDEDKARRYLAEAGWDVPVVSIAEMARRADVIVDCAPTAAFREIAEAAADNGRILVTVSGAALMTADDLVARAAKGGGRIILATGALLGLDAVRAAALGTIHSVTMVTRKPPKSLVKAEHVVRNRIDLTALDAPLKIFEGSAREGATAFPANVNVAAALGLAGVGPDRTRLEIWADPALERNTHFITVDADSARFTLSIENVPTDENPGTGRITALSVIATLRALVTPLHIGT from the coding sequence ATGAAGATAGGCATCGCCGGGCTGGGAACCATCGGCCGCGTCGTCGCGCGCCGGCTGGTCGAGAAGGAGGACTCGCTCGTCCTCGATTGCGTCGCGGCGGGCGACGAGGACAAGGCGCGACGCTATCTGGCGGAGGCCGGATGGGACGTGCCGGTCGTCAGCATCGCGGAGATGGCGCGGCGCGCGGACGTGATCGTCGATTGCGCCCCCACCGCCGCGTTCCGCGAGATCGCCGAAGCGGCGGCCGACAACGGCAGGATCCTCGTCACGGTCAGCGGCGCCGCGCTGATGACCGCCGACGATCTCGTCGCGCGCGCCGCGAAGGGCGGCGGGCGGATCATCCTCGCCACCGGCGCGCTGCTCGGGCTGGACGCGGTGCGCGCGGCCGCACTCGGCACGATCCATTCGGTGACGATGGTGACGCGCAAGCCGCCGAAGTCGCTGGTCAAGGCCGAGCATGTCGTGCGCAACAGGATCGACCTCACCGCGCTCGACGCGCCGTTGAAGATATTCGAGGGCAGCGCGCGCGAGGGCGCAACCGCCTTCCCCGCGAACGTCAACGTCGCCGCCGCCTTGGGGCTGGCGGGCGTCGGCCCGGATCGCACCCGGCTCGAAATCTGGGCGGACCCGGCGCTGGAGCGCAACACGCATTTCATCACCGTCGATGCCGACAGCGCGCGCTTCACGCTGAGCATCGAGAACGTGCCCACCGACGAGAATCCCGGCACCGGCCGGATCACCGCATTGAGCGTGATCGCCACGCTGCGCGCGCTCGTCACCCCGCTCCACATCGGAACCTGA